One region of Termitidicoccus mucosus genomic DNA includes:
- a CDS encoding autotransporter outer membrane beta-barrel domain-containing protein codes for MPSFLQAQASPDANGSYLFNSGTTHLPSLAVTATVNGGGNAENATYGLKVTGTGTKLVLDTIDVVVKDKPAGATTAARSNGLMVAHGGELTAGSGTIDNQKTTGNNYGIRVQDEGSVAWLGNLVIVTSASSSANGTGALGGNGGTLHLADSDITIHGYWGKGVTAFGNQTNLRGYVYARNLTIHGLNTRADAMNCGYQSEYGGYLEADGGTVETFGGASHGVAVVSAFNTSANPGLFTEAHMRGITFTLHGDGVAGGYVAGYAELTLDACRIAASGSANYGLYARRNSTYLYGNQDFAGTFATRIVSTDTEIVTTGRNSAGAWVKDAGVTVEIVRGVIATGGADAAVFEVLDNGNVIATDAVLSSAQSHGIYARTTGSTTPDDHSTVTVRGGSLGAGRDLVNVDGALNGGNFNTALDAALDRVATVNGGNIIRVYNHGTVNFSGSSLHLTGAMTLGDRAADVANVTLDATDWTMTSDSAVTRLTLGNSTVRFAQGGAFRTLDIVADLTGSGTFVMNTDIAANTGDQLTVGGTAGGAHRIIINDTGARPTGGEPPLLLVQTAAGTAAFSGTTTIGLYDYSVQNGAQFDADGITGLPATNWYLYRAGLSATADAIIGTAAMLGRDWHYSLDALYLRMGDVRAELLPAAVGPDLASGREYVNPSAMGGATQGRALHRGADARSPQPAGNIWMRARGYRLNADNRLTGRAFDEYVYGLTTGGDKAFRHDGSTTLLGGFVDLGRIERDFSRAGGTGHTNGLTAGLYGTWLHDAGWHADLVLKADRYKHRFDTLTADGGRVQGGYSSDAQGVSLEAGRRLERADGWWVEPTAQAAVAWLRGATYRSGSGHATFEVKAACARAAQYRALVRFGRRIADSKWIPYGKFGVVKTDTAGGAVRLAGEAFVPDYDGWRAEAGVGATYRVSGRSQLYFDYEYSKAARYERPWSLNFGCRRLW; via the coding sequence TTGCCATCGTTTTTGCAGGCACAGGCGTCGCCGGATGCAAACGGCTCCTATTTGTTCAACTCGGGAACGACGCATTTGCCCTCGCTGGCCGTGACCGCCACGGTGAACGGCGGCGGCAACGCGGAGAACGCGACTTATGGTCTCAAGGTGACCGGCACCGGCACGAAGCTGGTCCTGGATACGATTGACGTGGTGGTGAAGGACAAACCGGCAGGGGCGACCACCGCCGCGCGCAGCAACGGCCTGATGGTGGCGCATGGCGGCGAACTGACAGCCGGCAGCGGCACCATCGACAACCAGAAGACCACCGGAAACAATTACGGCATCCGGGTGCAGGACGAGGGCAGCGTGGCGTGGCTGGGCAATCTGGTCATTGTCACCTCTGCCTCCAGCTCCGCGAACGGCACCGGCGCGCTGGGCGGAAACGGCGGCACCCTGCACCTCGCCGACAGTGACATTACCATCCACGGTTATTGGGGCAAGGGCGTGACGGCTTTTGGCAACCAGACCAATCTCCGGGGTTACGTCTATGCCAGAAACCTGACCATTCACGGCCTGAACACCCGCGCCGACGCGATGAATTGCGGCTACCAGTCGGAATACGGCGGTTACCTGGAGGCGGACGGCGGCACGGTGGAGACCTTTGGCGGCGCGTCGCATGGCGTGGCCGTGGTCAGCGCGTTTAACACTTCCGCCAATCCCGGCTTGTTCACGGAAGCGCACATGCGCGGCATCACGTTCACGCTGCATGGCGACGGGGTGGCGGGCGGATACGTCGCCGGCTACGCGGAGTTGACGCTGGACGCCTGCCGCATCGCGGCCTCCGGCAGCGCGAATTACGGCCTGTATGCCCGGCGCAACAGCACCTACCTTTACGGCAACCAGGATTTTGCCGGCACGTTTGCGACGCGGATTGTCAGCACCGACACGGAGATTGTCACCACCGGGCGGAATTCCGCCGGGGCCTGGGTCAAGGATGCCGGCGTCACCGTCGAGATCGTCCGGGGCGTCATTGCCACCGGGGGCGCGGACGCCGCGGTTTTCGAGGTGCTGGACAACGGCAACGTCATCGCCACCGACGCCGTGCTTTCCTCCGCGCAATCCCACGGCATTTATGCCCGCACCACGGGTTCCACCACGCCGGACGACCATTCGACGGTCACGGTCCGCGGCGGCTCGCTCGGCGCGGGCCGGGATTTGGTGAATGTGGACGGCGCCCTGAACGGCGGAAATTTCAACACGGCGCTGGATGCCGCCCTCGACCGCGTGGCGACCGTCAACGGCGGCAACATCATCCGTGTTTACAACCACGGCACGGTCAACTTCAGCGGCAGCAGCCTGCATTTGACTGGTGCGATGACGCTGGGCGACCGCGCCGCCGACGTGGCCAACGTCACGCTAGACGCGACCGACTGGACGATGACCTCCGACTCGGCGGTGACCCGCCTGACGCTTGGCAACAGCACGGTGCGCTTTGCCCAAGGCGGCGCCTTCCGCACCCTGGACATCGTGGCCGACTTGACCGGCAGCGGCACGTTTGTGATGAACACCGACATCGCCGCCAATACCGGCGACCAGCTCACTGTCGGAGGCACCGCCGGCGGCGCGCACCGCATTATCATCAATGACACCGGCGCGAGGCCCACGGGCGGCGAGCCTCCGTTGCTGTTGGTGCAAACCGCCGCCGGCACGGCCGCTTTCTCCGGCACGACCACCATCGGCCTCTACGACTACAGCGTGCAAAACGGCGCGCAATTCGACGCGGACGGCATCACCGGCCTGCCCGCGACCAACTGGTATTTATACCGCGCCGGCCTCTCCGCCACCGCCGACGCCATCATTGGCACCGCCGCAATGCTGGGCCGCGACTGGCACTACTCGCTCGACGCGCTCTACCTGCGCATGGGAGATGTGCGCGCCGAACTGCTGCCCGCCGCCGTAGGGCCTGACCTTGCGTCAGGCCGCGAATACGTGAATCCGTCCGCCATGGGCGGCGCGACGCAAGGTCGCGCCCTACATCGCGGCGCGGACGCCCGCTCCCCGCAACCCGCCGGCAACATCTGGATGCGCGCCCGTGGTTACCGGCTGAATGCGGACAACCGCCTCACCGGACGCGCCTTTGACGAATACGTTTACGGCCTGACCACTGGCGGCGACAAAGCCTTCCGCCACGACGGGAGCACCACGCTCCTCGGCGGCTTTGTGGATCTGGGCCGCATCGAGCGGGACTTCTCCCGGGCGGGCGGCACCGGCCACACCAACGGCCTGACCGCCGGACTCTACGGCACTTGGCTGCACGACGCGGGCTGGCACGCCGACCTCGTGCTGAAAGCCGACCGCTACAAACACCGCTTCGACACCCTCACCGCCGATGGAGGCCGCGTGCAGGGCGGCTACAGCAGCGATGCTCAAGGCGTGTCCCTGGAAGCGGGCCGCCGCCTCGAACGCGCGGATGGCTGGTGGGTCGAACCCACCGCGCAAGCCGCCGTGGCGTGGCTGCGCGGCGCGACCTACCGCTCCGGTTCCGGCCACGCGACCTTCGAGGTGAAGGCGGCCTGCGCCCGCGCGGCGCAATACCGCGCGCTGGTGCGTTTCGGGCGGCGCATCGCGGACTCGAAGTGGATTCCCTACGGCAAATTCGGCGTGGTGAAGACCGACACCGCCGGCGGGGCGGTTCGCCTCGCCGGAGAGGCGTTCGTTCCGGACTACGACGGCTGGCGGGCGGAAGCCGGGGTGGGCGCGACGTATCGCGTAAGCGGGAGAAGCCAGTTGTATTTCGATTATGAATACAGCAAGGCTGCCCGTTACGAGCGCCCCTGGAGTCTGAATTTCGGCTGCCGGCGTCTCTGGTGA
- the metG gene encoding methionine--tRNA ligase — MNTFYITTAIDYVNGSPHLGHAYEKVLTDVIARFRRLMGDRVFFLTGVDEHGQKVQQTARARGIPPQQFCDEISQEFRDMCAKLDISNDDFIRTTEPRHKKVVRDLLQQLFDQGEIYKAEYKGFYSTRQEQFLQEKDRNPDGTWPEIFGEVTEITESNYFFKLRQYQDWLIEHLKKNEDFVFPRYRQKQVLEFLSEPLNDLCISRPKERLEWGIPLPFDEEFVTYVWFDALVNYYTAVVDKPGFWPANFHVIGKDILVPPHAVYWPIMLKAAGIEPPRSLLAHGWWSINGSKMSKSTGNFVEPIAFAEQYGVDALRYFLIREMSVGQDSDFSLQQFLARYNAELANNLGNLVNRTLNMTNRFAAGVIPAAEAPGEAERELQTAWEKTRDEVVSLNEGFQFHIALERTFAFITATNGYIEKRAPWKLGKSAAPADQALLRTSLATMAEALRLANALLVAVMPGTSGKINAVLGHRPAAVWRDELVWGARLTGNKVAETAILFPRPQTTK; from the coding sequence ATGAACACCTTCTACATCACGACCGCCATCGACTATGTGAACGGTTCGCCGCACCTCGGGCACGCCTACGAGAAAGTGCTGACGGACGTCATTGCCCGTTTCCGGCGGCTCATGGGCGATCGGGTGTTTTTTCTCACCGGCGTGGACGAGCACGGCCAGAAAGTCCAGCAGACCGCCCGCGCCCGCGGCATCCCCCCGCAGCAGTTTTGCGACGAGATTTCGCAGGAATTCCGGGACATGTGCGCGAAGCTCGACATCTCCAACGACGACTTCATCCGCACCACCGAGCCGCGCCATAAAAAAGTCGTCCGCGACCTGCTCCAGCAACTCTTCGACCAGGGCGAAATCTACAAGGCCGAATACAAGGGTTTTTACTCCACGCGCCAGGAGCAGTTTTTGCAGGAAAAAGACCGCAACCCCGACGGCACCTGGCCCGAGATTTTCGGCGAGGTCACCGAAATCACCGAGAGCAATTATTTCTTCAAGCTTCGGCAGTATCAGGACTGGCTCATCGAGCACCTGAAGAAAAACGAGGACTTCGTCTTCCCTCGCTACCGCCAGAAACAAGTCCTCGAATTTCTCAGCGAGCCGCTCAACGACCTCTGCATCTCGCGCCCGAAGGAGCGCCTCGAATGGGGCATCCCGCTGCCCTTCGACGAGGAATTTGTCACCTACGTCTGGTTCGACGCGCTCGTCAACTATTACACCGCCGTCGTGGACAAGCCCGGATTCTGGCCCGCCAACTTCCACGTCATCGGCAAGGACATCCTCGTGCCGCCGCACGCCGTTTACTGGCCCATCATGCTCAAGGCCGCCGGCATCGAGCCCCCGCGCTCGCTCCTCGCGCACGGCTGGTGGTCGATCAACGGCAGCAAGATGTCCAAGAGCACCGGCAACTTCGTCGAGCCCATCGCCTTCGCCGAGCAATACGGCGTGGACGCGCTCCGCTATTTCCTCATCCGCGAAATGAGCGTCGGCCAGGACAGCGACTTCTCGCTCCAGCAGTTCCTCGCCCGCTACAACGCCGAGCTCGCCAACAACCTGGGCAACCTCGTCAACCGCACGCTCAACATGACCAACCGCTTCGCCGCCGGCGTCATTCCCGCCGCGGAAGCCCCCGGCGAGGCCGAACGCGAATTACAAACCGCGTGGGAGAAAACCCGCGACGAGGTCGTCTCGCTCAACGAAGGCTTCCAGTTCCACATCGCGCTCGAGCGCACCTTTGCCTTCATCACCGCGACCAACGGCTACATCGAAAAACGCGCCCCCTGGAAACTCGGCAAGTCGGCCGCCCCCGCCGACCAGGCGCTCCTGCGCACTTCGCTGGCCACGATGGCCGAGGCGCTCCGCCTCGCCAATGCCCTCCTTGTTGCCGTCATGCCCGGCACCTCCGGCAAAATCAACGCCGTCCTCGGCCACCGGCCCGCCGCGGTCTGGCGCGATGAACTCGTCTGGGGCGCGCGCCTCACCGGAAACAAAGTCGCCGAAACCGCCATCCTCTTCCCGCGCCCGCAGACGACGAAGTGA
- a CDS encoding isochorismate synthase yields the protein MLHLPVDPAAPANANPAALRDFLAQCQALAAAVGRSRLVSITLEVPALDPLAVLESIFESGERHFYAERPAENFAIAGAEAVLSFSASGETRFADSRRFIDETLADAIGVGDQAAAFSGPHFFTAYSFFNDTEPGEPFESAGIFIPRWQVARVGDRTTAVANFLVAPDSPLDALVEKVWRAHQKFTRFEYNVAGSGGGSSGGLCGTGDSPVPHDPHGRDAHATQSAHAAPGELQTRERAALASASSTYRAAVTRALELIADGDFQKIVLARAKDIRAAEALHPLRVLNGLRQRFGDCYSFSLANGRGQSFIGASPERLLRVRDGRLLTEALAGSARRGATASEDAALGGELLRNEKDLREHRHVLDSIVRRLAPLGLQLSFSEKPGLRRLANVQHLHTPVEAALPPTVRLLDALARLHPTPAVGGTPREAAIARIRELEDFPRGLYAGAIGWIDSRGGGEFFVGLRTALLEGDRARLYAGAGIVAGSSPEKELAETELKFQAMQTALLGET from the coding sequence ATGCTTCACCTTCCCGTCGATCCCGCCGCCCCCGCCAACGCCAATCCCGCCGCGCTGCGCGACTTCCTCGCGCAATGCCAGGCGCTCGCGGCCGCCGTCGGGCGGTCCCGGCTCGTCAGCATCACGCTCGAAGTCCCCGCGCTCGACCCGCTCGCCGTGCTCGAATCCATCTTCGAGTCCGGCGAGCGCCATTTCTACGCCGAGCGCCCTGCGGAGAATTTCGCCATCGCCGGAGCCGAGGCCGTGCTCTCCTTTTCCGCGAGCGGCGAGACCCGTTTTGCCGACAGCCGGCGCTTCATCGACGAAACGCTCGCCGACGCCATCGGCGTCGGCGACCAAGCGGCGGCCTTCTCCGGCCCGCATTTCTTCACTGCGTATTCATTTTTTAATGACACCGAACCCGGCGAGCCTTTCGAATCCGCCGGCATCTTCATTCCCCGCTGGCAGGTCGCCCGTGTTGGCGACCGCACCACCGCCGTTGCCAACTTCCTCGTTGCTCCCGACTCTCCCCTCGACGCGCTCGTCGAAAAAGTCTGGCGCGCGCATCAGAAATTCACGCGTTTCGAATACAACGTGGCCGGATCGGGTGGCGGCTCGAGTGGCGGGTTGTGTGGCACGGGCGACTCGCCCGTGCCACACGACCCGCATGGGCGGGACGCCCATGCCACTCAATCCGCCCATGCCGCGCCCGGCGAACTGCAAACCCGCGAACGGGCAGCCCTCGCCTCTGCCTCATCCACCTACCGCGCCGCCGTTACCCGCGCGCTCGAACTCATCGCCGACGGGGATTTCCAGAAAATAGTGCTTGCGCGCGCCAAGGACATCCGCGCCGCCGAGGCGCTGCACCCGCTGCGCGTGCTCAACGGGCTCCGCCAGCGTTTCGGGGACTGCTACAGCTTCTCCCTCGCCAACGGCCGCGGCCAGAGCTTCATCGGCGCGAGTCCCGAACGGCTCCTGCGCGTGCGTGACGGACGCCTCCTCACCGAGGCGCTTGCCGGCTCCGCCCGGCGCGGCGCGACCGCAAGCGAGGACGCCGCGCTCGGCGGCGAACTGTTGCGCAACGAAAAAGACCTGCGCGAGCATCGCCACGTGCTCGACTCCATCGTCCGCCGGCTCGCGCCGCTGGGCCTGCAACTCAGTTTTTCCGAAAAGCCCGGACTTCGCCGGCTCGCCAACGTCCAGCATCTGCACACGCCCGTCGAAGCCGCGCTTCCGCCAACCGTGCGCCTTCTCGACGCGCTTGCCCGCCTGCATCCCACGCCCGCGGTCGGCGGCACGCCGCGCGAAGCCGCGATCGCGCGCATCCGCGAACTGGAGGATTTCCCGCGCGGTCTCTACGCCGGGGCCATCGGCTGGATTGACTCGCGGGGCGGCGGCGAGTTTTTCGTCGGCCTGCGCACCGCGCTTCTCGAGGGCGACCGCGCCCGCCTCTACGCCGGCGCCGGCATCGTGGCCGGCTCCTCGCCCGAAAAAGAACTCGCCGAGACCGAGCTGAAATTCCAAGCCATGCAGACCGCGTTGCTGGGAGAAACTTAA
- a CDS encoding helix-turn-helix domain-containing protein — translation MTTRKKRPSKYARRAYQPGAELNAVGKVVRQVRKAHGWTQDNLVGQCAQRGWDVDHLLISKIETGVRVVSDWELKLLCEVLGVFPDELLGFRSLPARLLKKDR, via the coding sequence GTGACCACCCGCAAAAAACGCCCGTCCAAGTATGCCCGGCGGGCCTATCAGCCCGGCGCGGAGTTGAACGCGGTGGGCAAGGTGGTGCGGCAGGTGCGCAAGGCGCATGGCTGGACGCAGGACAATCTGGTCGGGCAATGCGCGCAGCGCGGGTGGGATGTCGATCATTTGCTGATCTCCAAAATCGAGACCGGCGTGCGCGTCGTCAGCGATTGGGAGCTCAAGTTGCTTTGCGAGGTGCTCGGGGTATTTCCGGATGAGTTGCTGGGGTTCCGTTCGCTGCCGGCGCGGTTGCTCAAAAAAGATCGCTGA
- the menD gene encoding 2-succinyl-5-enolpyruvyl-6-hydroxy-3-cyclohexene-1-carboxylic-acid synthase produces MPTAPALDFRNTNALWCSVLAETLHRCGVRHAVVSPGSRSTPLTFAFARHEGIEAIPVLDERSAGFFALGLAKQHARPVALVCTSGTAAANYFPAVIEARESGAPLVVITADRPPEMRECASGQTIDQQKLYGAHVVWYHELATPEATLERLRYLRQTIAHACERALHPEPGPVHLNAPFRDPLPPVEDGKVCADEWREKIGEEFFAHLGMLPGIVRSGSGPSDTGGSPVLDRVARASRSCFAEPPSESMGGTPMPLAPHGRDAHATQPTHTPTSTQRGLIIAGPFTGCDPAVHAGALARLAAQTGWPLLADALSPARHHAMPPEVVRVSAYDEILRNKNRARELTPKFVLCVGGWPVSKILRSWLDQTQPEILLAAPTVRNRDALHGRTRHLASALGAELDCNLMGYNDTSASVATTAAYRDAWRRAETDARAVLDAELDAIAPGDLFEPGAVWLLARHLPESTPLFVANSMPVRDADCFWPANDRRARFYFNRGANGIDGTLSTALGIAHGNSRPAVLLTGDLSLLHDTNGFLIGGNARFRGSLTIVLINNQGGGIFEHLPVASFEPPFEDYFATPQQVDFARLCEAHGAGHILIRDWAQFAQLIAALPPAGVRVLEIRTNRKADTARRKALLARAGG; encoded by the coding sequence ATGCCCACTGCTCCCGCCCTCGATTTTCGCAACACAAACGCTCTCTGGTGCTCCGTGCTCGCCGAGACCTTGCATCGTTGCGGCGTGCGGCACGCCGTGGTATCGCCCGGCTCGCGCTCGACGCCGCTCACGTTTGCCTTCGCGCGGCATGAGGGCATCGAGGCCATTCCCGTGCTCGACGAACGGTCGGCGGGATTTTTCGCGCTCGGTCTCGCCAAACAGCACGCGCGCCCCGTCGCGCTCGTCTGCACCTCGGGCACGGCGGCGGCGAATTATTTCCCGGCGGTCATCGAGGCGCGCGAGAGCGGCGCGCCGCTTGTCGTCATCACCGCCGACCGTCCGCCCGAGATGCGCGAATGCGCCTCCGGCCAGACCATCGACCAGCAAAAGCTCTACGGCGCGCATGTGGTTTGGTATCACGAACTCGCCACCCCGGAGGCCACGCTCGAACGTCTCCGTTACCTGCGCCAGACTATCGCGCATGCCTGCGAACGCGCGCTCCATCCCGAGCCTGGTCCCGTGCACCTCAACGCGCCCTTTCGCGATCCGCTGCCACCGGTCGAGGACGGCAAAGTGTGCGCCGACGAATGGCGTGAAAAAATCGGCGAGGAGTTTTTCGCGCATCTGGGTATGTTGCCTGGCATCGTGCGGAGTGGTTCCGGACCAAGTGACACGGGCGGCTCGCCCGTGTTGGATCGGGTGGCACGGGCGTCCCGTTCGTGCTTCGCGGAGCCGCCTTCCGAAAGCATGGGCGGGACGCCCATGCCACTCGCCCCGCATGGGCGGGACGCCCATGCCACACAACCCACCCATACCCCCACGTCCACGCAACGCGGGCTCATCATCGCGGGCCCATTCACAGGCTGCGATCCCGCGGTCCATGCCGGCGCGCTCGCACGCCTCGCCGCGCAAACCGGCTGGCCCTTGCTTGCCGACGCGCTTTCTCCCGCCCGCCATCACGCGATGCCGCCGGAGGTCGTGCGCGTCTCCGCCTACGATGAAATCCTGCGCAATAAAAACCGCGCCCGCGAACTCACGCCGAAGTTCGTGCTCTGCGTCGGAGGCTGGCCGGTAAGCAAAATCCTCCGCTCCTGGCTGGACCAAACCCAGCCCGAAATCCTGCTTGCCGCCCCCACCGTCCGCAATCGCGATGCCCTCCACGGACGCACCCGCCACCTCGCCAGCGCGCTCGGCGCGGAGCTGGATTGTAACCTAATGGGTTATAATGACACCTCTGCCTCCGTCGCCACGACCGCCGCGTATCGCGACGCATGGCGACGCGCCGAGACTGACGCCCGGGCCGTCCTCGACGCGGAACTCGACGCCATCGCTCCCGGCGACCTTTTCGAACCCGGGGCCGTCTGGCTGCTCGCGCGCCATCTGCCTGAATCGACGCCGCTGTTCGTCGCCAATTCGATGCCCGTGCGCGACGCGGACTGTTTCTGGCCCGCGAACGACCGCCGTGCGCGTTTTTATTTCAACCGCGGCGCCAACGGCATCGACGGCACGCTCTCGACCGCGCTCGGCATCGCGCACGGGAACTCCCGCCCGGCGGTGCTGCTCACCGGAGATCTTTCGCTGCTCCACGATACCAACGGGTTTCTCATCGGCGGAAACGCGCGCTTCCGCGGCAGCCTGACCATCGTGCTCATCAACAATCAGGGCGGAGGCATTTTCGAGCATCTTCCCGTCGCGTCGTTCGAGCCGCCTTTCGAGGATTATTTCGCCACGCCGCAACAAGTCGATTTCGCCCGCCTTTGCGAGGCGCACGGCGCCGGGCACATTCTCATCCGCGACTGGGCGCAATTCGCGCAACTGATCGCGGCGCTTCCGCCCGCCGGTGTGCGTGTGCTGGAAATTCGCACCAACCGCAAAGCCGACACCGCCCGCCGCAAGGCGCTGCTCGCCCGGGCCGGCGGATGA